From Terriglobales bacterium, a single genomic window includes:
- the nuoF gene encoding NADH-quinone oxidoreductase subunit NuoF, protein MADLVSHPDEVKVVSKRFGKGAPDVDRYLELGGYRAVQKALAMQPDDIINVVKASNLRGRGGAGFNTGMKWSFVPKQSPKAKYVLCNGDESEPATCKDRLILEHDPHEVIEGVMIAALSVQAHTGYIYIRGEYRYLSVIMQKAIADAYRKGFLGKNIFGSGYDFDVYWHGGAGAYEVGEESALMESLEGKRGIPRIRPPFPAVVGLWGGPTIINNVETLASVPEIILNGAEWYANLGTPKNGGTRLFCLSGHVNRPGVYELPLGYNLMKMIYDVGGGIPNGAKLKAVMPGGSSTPVLSAEECDVGMDFDALMKAGSMLGSGGVVVIDDKACMVKFAQRIMKFYQHESCGWCIPCREGTDWLKKTLDRFHAGGGVRRDIDNIRYLSENMLGRTFCPLGDAAAMPTISIVQKFRQEFEDHLDGKPCPFEPQGAVQMLPVLTH, encoded by the coding sequence ATGGCTGACCTCGTTTCCCATCCCGATGAAGTAAAGGTAGTCTCCAAGCGCTTCGGAAAGGGCGCGCCAGACGTCGACCGTTACCTGGAGCTGGGTGGCTACCGGGCCGTGCAAAAGGCATTGGCCATGCAGCCCGATGACATCATCAATGTTGTCAAGGCTTCCAACCTTCGTGGCCGCGGTGGAGCTGGCTTCAATACGGGGATGAAGTGGTCGTTCGTTCCGAAGCAGTCCCCCAAGGCCAAATATGTTCTGTGCAACGGCGACGAAAGCGAGCCCGCGACCTGCAAGGACCGGCTGATCCTCGAGCATGATCCTCATGAAGTAATTGAGGGAGTAATGATCGCTGCCCTGTCCGTACAGGCTCATACCGGATATATCTATATTCGTGGGGAGTATCGTTACCTTTCGGTGATCATGCAGAAGGCCATCGCCGATGCCTACCGCAAGGGTTTCCTGGGAAAAAACATTTTCGGCAGCGGTTATGACTTCGATGTTTATTGGCACGGCGGTGCGGGCGCTTACGAAGTCGGAGAAGAATCGGCGCTCATGGAGTCGCTGGAAGGCAAGCGCGGCATCCCTCGCATTCGGCCTCCCTTCCCTGCTGTTGTCGGCCTGTGGGGAGGGCCGACGATCATCAATAACGTGGAGACGCTGGCCAGCGTCCCCGAGATCATCCTGAATGGCGCCGAGTGGTACGCGAACCTGGGCACACCCAAGAACGGTGGCACACGCCTCTTCTGCCTCAGCGGGCATGTGAATCGGCCGGGCGTATACGAGCTGCCTCTCGGATACAACCTGATGAAGATGATTTACGACGTCGGTGGCGGAATCCCCAATGGCGCCAAGCTGAAAGCAGTGATGCCGGGTGGATCTTCCACTCCGGTACTTAGTGCCGAGGAGTGCGATGTGGGCATGGATTTCGATGCTCTGATGAAGGCGGGCTCGATGCTGGGCTCGGGCGGCGTGGTTGTCATCGACGACAAAGCCTGCATGGTCAAATTCGCACAGCGCATCATGAAGTTCTATCAGCACGAGAGCTGCGGCTGGTGTATTCCCTGCCGCGAAGGAACGGACTGGCTGAAGAAAACGCTGGACCGTTTCCACGCCGGGGGCGGCGTTCGCCGCGACATCGACAACATCCGTTACCTTTCCGAAAACATGTTGGGCCGGACTTTCTGTCCCCTGGGGGATGCCGCCGCCATGCCGACCATCTCCATCGTGCAGAAGTTTCGCCAGGAATTTGAAGACCACCTGGACGGCAAGCCCTGCCCGTTTGAGCCCCAAGGCGCGGTCCAGATGCTGCCCGTATTGACGCATTGA
- a CDS encoding DinB family protein, which translates to MNIFTETERQDLLSCLHIGRDTFLKAVAGLSEEQCSVRSTPECWTIRECVEHVASVEKLMFRALEKAPVTGAYANPSRDQSIRHSMLDRKQKLMAPEISRPSARFSRTDEAIDFFKQNREQVIAFVERNQDDLRQRSLDHPLLGPIDGYQALLVLALHPQRHAEQIEEIKACSGFRRLVAAS; encoded by the coding sequence ATGAATATCTTCACCGAGACTGAACGACAAGATCTGCTGAGCTGCTTGCACATCGGACGCGACACATTCCTCAAGGCCGTGGCAGGATTGAGCGAGGAGCAATGCTCGGTCCGCTCTACACCTGAGTGCTGGACGATCCGCGAGTGCGTCGAGCACGTCGCCTCCGTAGAAAAATTGATGTTTCGCGCTTTGGAAAAAGCTCCTGTGACCGGAGCATACGCAAATCCGTCGCGCGATCAGTCCATCCGGCACAGCATGCTGGACCGCAAGCAGAAGCTAATGGCTCCAGAAATTTCGCGGCCCTCCGCAAGGTTCTCTCGCACGGACGAGGCCATCGACTTCTTCAAACAGAACCGTGAGCAAGTGATCGCCTTTGTAGAGCGGAACCAGGATGATCTCCGGCAACGCTCACTTGATCACCCCCTGCTCGGTCCGATCGACGGCTATCAGGCTCTGCTGGTGCTTGCGCTGCATCCCCAGCGTCACGCCGAGCAGATCGAAGAGATCAAGGCGTGCTCAGGCTTCCGCCGGTTGGTGGCGGCGTCATAG